The proteins below come from a single Miscanthus floridulus cultivar M001 chromosome 1, ASM1932011v1, whole genome shotgun sequence genomic window:
- the LOC136475232 gene encoding uncharacterized protein isoform X1: MTSSGEGCPAVEVSCEGERAEVAVSGEGERAAVAASGESGLAGESVSGEGVLAGEAVSGEGGRAAEALSGEGGGAVAVSGKGKGKRKRDLLFSLDYPCTERLRLRRLLAYLREYWCDQTYDVAKEKMLVIFHTEDLVEKVKAGQWREAFHYVRNFAPITQSSKEADFLSLFLEHLMAISGFADGNTMVAGIVCDWFRRIYRHPVLDKYPFFATIVDVLFLRAQHLSCRNSLDWQLVRNKAAEMVEEMANKTPELKDRMRYPRGQNDLYDVMPVRSSFRQRRQVKNLGQKQSTELAQFYLQLKKRLPSSSQPETHADSAGSKRGDGEILISLLDKALQAGRQMVSKEAMMPSLTVKAKPDPFSKQGHQLEYATKQAAMMRWRSQESHRCAAHAGNDSKRPRTTRNFGDERRPFK; the protein is encoded by the exons ATGACGAGCTCCGGCGAGGGCTGTCCTGCGGTGGAGGTCTCCTGCGAAGGCGAGCGAGCGGAGGTGGCCGTCTCAGGTGAGGGTGAGCGAGCGGCGGTGGCCGCCTCCGGCGAGAGCGGCCTTGCGGGGGAGTCTGTCTCCGGCGAGGGCGTCCTTGCGGGGGAGGCTGTCTCCGGCGAGGGCGGCCGTGCGGCGGAGGCGCTCTCCGGCGAGGGCGGCGGTGCGGTGGCGGTCTCcggcaagggcaagggcaagcGCAAGCGCGACCTGCTGTTCTCCCTGGATTATCCTTGCACGGAGCGCCTCCGTCTCCGCCGCCTTCTCGCCTACCTCCGGGAGTACTGGTGCGATCAGACCTACGATGT GGCGAAAGAGAAGATGCTTGTGATCTTCCACACGGAGGATTTGGTGGAGAAGGTCAAGGCAGGACAGTGGCGGGAGGCGTTCCACTACGTCCGCAACTTCGCTCCCATCACGCAATCGAGCAAGGAGGCCGACTTTCTTTCCCTCTTCCTCGAACACCTCATGGCCATCAGTGGCTTCGCGGACGGCAACACCATGGTGGCAGGCATCGTCTGCGACTGGTTCAGAAGGATCTACAGGCATCCTGTGCTCGACAAGTACCCCTTCTTCGCCACCATCGTTGATGTCCTCTTCCTGCGCGCACAGCACCTCAG CTGCAGGAACTCCCTGGATTGGCAACTGGTCAGGAACAAGGCAGCAGAGATGGTCGAGGAGATGGCCAACAAGACACCCGAGCTCAAGGACAGGATGCGTTACCCGCGTGGCCAGAACGACCTGTACGACGTAATGCCCGTTAGGTCCAG CTTTCGTCAAAGGCGTCAAGTGAAGAACTTAGGCCAGAAACAATCAACAGAACTTGCCCAGTTCTATCTTCAGCTGAAGAAGAG GCTGCCTTCTTCAAGTCAGCCAGAAACTCATGCTGATTCAG CAGGATCAAAAAGGGGTGATGGGGAGATTCTGATTTCACTACTTG ATAAAGCTTTGCAAGCTGGTAGGCAAATGGTGTCCAAAGAAG CCATGATGCCGTCACTGACTGTTAAAGCCAAACCAGACCCCTTCAGCAAACAAGGACATCAACTTGAATATGCAACCAAGCAAG cAGCCATGATGCGCTGGAGGTCTCAGGAGTCTCACCGATGTGCTGCTCATGCAGGGAATGATTCAAAGAGGCCTCGAACAACCAGGAATTTTGGTGAC GAGCGCAGACCGTTCAAATGA
- the LOC136475232 gene encoding uncharacterized protein isoform X4, whose translation MTSSGEGCPAVEVSCEGERAEVAVSGEGERAAVAASGESGLAGESVSGEGVLAGEAVSGEGGRAAEALSGEGGGAVAVSGKGKGKRKRDLLFSLDYPCTERLRLRRLLAYLREYWCDQTYDVAKEKMLVIFHTEDLVEKVKAGQWREAFHYVRNFAPITQSSKEADFLSLFLEHLMAISGFADGNTMVAGIVCDWFRRIYRHPVLDKYPFFATIVDVLFLRAQHLRNSLDWQLVRNKAAEMVEEMANKTPELKDRMRYPRGQNDLYDVMPVRSSFRQRRQVKNLGQKQSTELAQFYLQLKKRLPSSSQPETHADSAGSKRGDGEILISLLDKALQAGRQMVSKEAMMPSLTVKAKPDPFSKQGHQLEYATKQAAMMRWRSQESHRCAAHAGNDSKRPRTTRNFGDERRPFK comes from the exons ATGACGAGCTCCGGCGAGGGCTGTCCTGCGGTGGAGGTCTCCTGCGAAGGCGAGCGAGCGGAGGTGGCCGTCTCAGGTGAGGGTGAGCGAGCGGCGGTGGCCGCCTCCGGCGAGAGCGGCCTTGCGGGGGAGTCTGTCTCCGGCGAGGGCGTCCTTGCGGGGGAGGCTGTCTCCGGCGAGGGCGGCCGTGCGGCGGAGGCGCTCTCCGGCGAGGGCGGCGGTGCGGTGGCGGTCTCcggcaagggcaagggcaagcGCAAGCGCGACCTGCTGTTCTCCCTGGATTATCCTTGCACGGAGCGCCTCCGTCTCCGCCGCCTTCTCGCCTACCTCCGGGAGTACTGGTGCGATCAGACCTACGATGT GGCGAAAGAGAAGATGCTTGTGATCTTCCACACGGAGGATTTGGTGGAGAAGGTCAAGGCAGGACAGTGGCGGGAGGCGTTCCACTACGTCCGCAACTTCGCTCCCATCACGCAATCGAGCAAGGAGGCCGACTTTCTTTCCCTCTTCCTCGAACACCTCATGGCCATCAGTGGCTTCGCGGACGGCAACACCATGGTGGCAGGCATCGTCTGCGACTGGTTCAGAAGGATCTACAGGCATCCTGTGCTCGACAAGTACCCCTTCTTCGCCACCATCGTTGATGTCCTCTTCCTGCGCGCACAGCACCTCAG GAACTCCCTGGATTGGCAACTGGTCAGGAACAAGGCAGCAGAGATGGTCGAGGAGATGGCCAACAAGACACCCGAGCTCAAGGACAGGATGCGTTACCCGCGTGGCCAGAACGACCTGTACGACGTAATGCCCGTTAGGTCCAG CTTTCGTCAAAGGCGTCAAGTGAAGAACTTAGGCCAGAAACAATCAACAGAACTTGCCCAGTTCTATCTTCAGCTGAAGAAGAG GCTGCCTTCTTCAAGTCAGCCAGAAACTCATGCTGATTCAG CAGGATCAAAAAGGGGTGATGGGGAGATTCTGATTTCACTACTTG ATAAAGCTTTGCAAGCTGGTAGGCAAATGGTGTCCAAAGAAG CCATGATGCCGTCACTGACTGTTAAAGCCAAACCAGACCCCTTCAGCAAACAAGGACATCAACTTGAATATGCAACCAAGCAAG cAGCCATGATGCGCTGGAGGTCTCAGGAGTCTCACCGATGTGCTGCTCATGCAGGGAATGATTCAAAGAGGCCTCGAACAACCAGGAATTTTGGTGAC GAGCGCAGACCGTTCAAATGA
- the LOC136475232 gene encoding uncharacterized protein isoform X3 codes for MTSSGEGCPAVEVSCEGERAEVAVSGEGERAAVAASGESGLAGESVSGEGVLAGEAVSGEGGRAAEALSGEGGGAVAVSGKGKGKRKRDLLFSLDYPCTERLRLRRLLAYLREYWCDQTYDVAKEKMLVIFHTEDLVEKVKAGQWREAFHYVRNFAPITQSSKEADFLSLFLEHLMAISGFADGNTMVAGIVCDWFRRIYRHPVLDKYPFFATIVDVLFLRAQHLSCRNSLDWQLVRNKAAEMVEEMANKTPELKDRMRYPRGQNDLYDVMPVRSSFRQRRQVKNLGQKQSTELAQFYLQLKKRLPSSSQPETHADSGSKRGDGEILISLLDKALQAGRQMVSKEAMMPSLTVKAKPDPFSKQGHQLEYATKQAAMMRWRSQESHRCAAHAGNDSKRPRTTRNFGDERRPFK; via the exons ATGACGAGCTCCGGCGAGGGCTGTCCTGCGGTGGAGGTCTCCTGCGAAGGCGAGCGAGCGGAGGTGGCCGTCTCAGGTGAGGGTGAGCGAGCGGCGGTGGCCGCCTCCGGCGAGAGCGGCCTTGCGGGGGAGTCTGTCTCCGGCGAGGGCGTCCTTGCGGGGGAGGCTGTCTCCGGCGAGGGCGGCCGTGCGGCGGAGGCGCTCTCCGGCGAGGGCGGCGGTGCGGTGGCGGTCTCcggcaagggcaagggcaagcGCAAGCGCGACCTGCTGTTCTCCCTGGATTATCCTTGCACGGAGCGCCTCCGTCTCCGCCGCCTTCTCGCCTACCTCCGGGAGTACTGGTGCGATCAGACCTACGATGT GGCGAAAGAGAAGATGCTTGTGATCTTCCACACGGAGGATTTGGTGGAGAAGGTCAAGGCAGGACAGTGGCGGGAGGCGTTCCACTACGTCCGCAACTTCGCTCCCATCACGCAATCGAGCAAGGAGGCCGACTTTCTTTCCCTCTTCCTCGAACACCTCATGGCCATCAGTGGCTTCGCGGACGGCAACACCATGGTGGCAGGCATCGTCTGCGACTGGTTCAGAAGGATCTACAGGCATCCTGTGCTCGACAAGTACCCCTTCTTCGCCACCATCGTTGATGTCCTCTTCCTGCGCGCACAGCACCTCAG CTGCAGGAACTCCCTGGATTGGCAACTGGTCAGGAACAAGGCAGCAGAGATGGTCGAGGAGATGGCCAACAAGACACCCGAGCTCAAGGACAGGATGCGTTACCCGCGTGGCCAGAACGACCTGTACGACGTAATGCCCGTTAGGTCCAG CTTTCGTCAAAGGCGTCAAGTGAAGAACTTAGGCCAGAAACAATCAACAGAACTTGCCCAGTTCTATCTTCAGCTGAAGAAGAG GCTGCCTTCTTCAAGTCAGCCAGAAACTCATGCTGATTCAG GATCAAAAAGGGGTGATGGGGAGATTCTGATTTCACTACTTG ATAAAGCTTTGCAAGCTGGTAGGCAAATGGTGTCCAAAGAAG CCATGATGCCGTCACTGACTGTTAAAGCCAAACCAGACCCCTTCAGCAAACAAGGACATCAACTTGAATATGCAACCAAGCAAG cAGCCATGATGCGCTGGAGGTCTCAGGAGTCTCACCGATGTGCTGCTCATGCAGGGAATGATTCAAAGAGGCCTCGAACAACCAGGAATTTTGGTGAC GAGCGCAGACCGTTCAAATGA
- the LOC136475232 gene encoding uncharacterized protein isoform X2, translating to MTSSGEGCPAVEVSCEGERAEVAVSGEGERAAVAASGESGLAGESVSGEGVLAGEAVSGEGGRAAEALSGEGGGAVAVSGKGKGKRKRDLLFSLDYPCTERLRLRRLLAYLREYWCDQTYDVAKEKMLVIFHTEDLVEKVKAGQWREAFHYVRNFAPITQSSKEADFLSLFLEHLMAISGFADGNTMVAGIVCDWFRRIYRHPVLDKYPFFATIVDVLFLRAQHLSCRNSLDWQLVRNKAAEMVEEMANKTPELKDRMRYPRGQNDLYDVMPVRSSFRQRRQVKNLGQKQSTELAQFYLQLKKRLPSSSQPETHADSAGSKRGDGEILISLLDKALQAGRQMVSKEAMMPSLTVKAKPDPFSKQGHQLEYATKQAMMRWRSQESHRCAAHAGNDSKRPRTTRNFGDERRPFK from the exons ATGACGAGCTCCGGCGAGGGCTGTCCTGCGGTGGAGGTCTCCTGCGAAGGCGAGCGAGCGGAGGTGGCCGTCTCAGGTGAGGGTGAGCGAGCGGCGGTGGCCGCCTCCGGCGAGAGCGGCCTTGCGGGGGAGTCTGTCTCCGGCGAGGGCGTCCTTGCGGGGGAGGCTGTCTCCGGCGAGGGCGGCCGTGCGGCGGAGGCGCTCTCCGGCGAGGGCGGCGGTGCGGTGGCGGTCTCcggcaagggcaagggcaagcGCAAGCGCGACCTGCTGTTCTCCCTGGATTATCCTTGCACGGAGCGCCTCCGTCTCCGCCGCCTTCTCGCCTACCTCCGGGAGTACTGGTGCGATCAGACCTACGATGT GGCGAAAGAGAAGATGCTTGTGATCTTCCACACGGAGGATTTGGTGGAGAAGGTCAAGGCAGGACAGTGGCGGGAGGCGTTCCACTACGTCCGCAACTTCGCTCCCATCACGCAATCGAGCAAGGAGGCCGACTTTCTTTCCCTCTTCCTCGAACACCTCATGGCCATCAGTGGCTTCGCGGACGGCAACACCATGGTGGCAGGCATCGTCTGCGACTGGTTCAGAAGGATCTACAGGCATCCTGTGCTCGACAAGTACCCCTTCTTCGCCACCATCGTTGATGTCCTCTTCCTGCGCGCACAGCACCTCAG CTGCAGGAACTCCCTGGATTGGCAACTGGTCAGGAACAAGGCAGCAGAGATGGTCGAGGAGATGGCCAACAAGACACCCGAGCTCAAGGACAGGATGCGTTACCCGCGTGGCCAGAACGACCTGTACGACGTAATGCCCGTTAGGTCCAG CTTTCGTCAAAGGCGTCAAGTGAAGAACTTAGGCCAGAAACAATCAACAGAACTTGCCCAGTTCTATCTTCAGCTGAAGAAGAG GCTGCCTTCTTCAAGTCAGCCAGAAACTCATGCTGATTCAG CAGGATCAAAAAGGGGTGATGGGGAGATTCTGATTTCACTACTTG ATAAAGCTTTGCAAGCTGGTAGGCAAATGGTGTCCAAAGAAG CCATGATGCCGTCACTGACTGTTAAAGCCAAACCAGACCCCTTCAGCAAACAAGGACATCAACTTGAATATGCAACCAAGCAAG CCATGATGCGCTGGAGGTCTCAGGAGTCTCACCGATGTGCTGCTCATGCAGGGAATGATTCAAAGAGGCCTCGAACAACCAGGAATTTTGGTGAC GAGCGCAGACCGTTCAAATGA